A segment of the uncultured Desulfobulbus sp. genome:
GTTCAGCTCATTCGCCGTATTCGGGGACAACGCGATCGCGACAAAGTCCCGGTGGCCATTCAGAAGGGGGTTATCACCTGTCTTGAGAAGGGCAATAATCTGGGCATTCCCAAGGATGATTTTCTCACGCTTATTAAAGACTTGGGGCAGGAGCTCGCAGATGACTGCTGCCCGGGGTTTGCAACCCCCATTGATGTGCGTGGAGCCCGGCTGCTGGTAACGGTGAACTCGAAACAGCCCTTTGCTGAACCGGAAAGTCTGACCTGGTGGTGGAAGATATTCTATGCTGCTGGCGAATCCTGGACCATCTCTTCCGAATATTGGGAAGGCGTCAACTGGGCCCTGCACTCCGGTGACTACAGTGCCATGCGTACCATCGTCAAGCGCATTATCGATAACATTGAACGACTCAACTGCAAGGCTCTGCTGCTGCCTGAATGTGGTCATGCCTATTATGCGACCCGTTACGCACTGGAACGTTGGTTTCCTGAGTCATTGCAGCAGTTTAAAATTTATACTGTCTTTGACCTTCTGCTGGAGTACGTTAACCAGCGGCGTATTATTCTTGATCCCGCACGAAACACGAAGCTGGCCACCTTTCACGATTCCTGCAACTATGGGCGCAAATCCCTGAAAACCTTTGGGCAGGGGTATTTTGACGAGGCTCGTACCCTGACCCGGGCCTGCTGTGCAAACTATGTGGACCTGATTCCAGACCGGGAAGAAAATTACTGCTGCGGTGCCGGTGGTGGTGCCTGGGCTAGCCCCTATGGAGCCGAGCGGGTTTTTCACGGGCGGATGAAGGCGCGGCAGATCAGCACCTCGGGCGCTAAAGTTGTGGTTACGGCCTGTCAGAACTGTCGTGATCAGCTTCAGGTCTCGTTAAAGCGTGAATTTAATTTAAACATCGACGTCTGCTTTTTGTGGGAGCTGGTGGCGAAATCCTTGGTAATGCCCAGGCGTATCGTAGGAGAGGTGGAGCATGGCTGATCAATCCATGAATGGATCCGTGTTGGTGGTCGGGGGCGGTATCTCCGGAATGCAAGCCGCACTTGATTTGGCAGATTCCGGCTTTTTTGTGTACCTGGTGGAAAAATCAGGGGCCATCGGTGGTTCCATGCCCCAATTTAACAAGGTCTTTCCCACCAATGACTGCTCGATGTGTATCATCGCGCCCAAGTTGGTTGAGTGTGGACGGCATCCCAATATCCGCATCATGACGCTGTCAACCGTGCAGGATGTTACCGGTACAGCAGGCAATTTTACCGTCCGTGTGATCGAGTATCCCCGCTATGTGGACACGGATAAATGCATTGCCTGTGGTCAGTGCACCAGCGTTTGCCCTAAAAGCGTGGATGATTCGTTCAACTCCAATATTGCCAAGCGTAAGGCGATTTATATCAAGTATCCCCAGGCTGTCCCCCTGAAATATCAGATTGATCCCAAATCTTGCTTGCATCTTAAAAATCCAACCAAATGTGGAGCCTGCGCTGAAATTTGTCCCCCTGGGGCCATTGATTTCAACGACCGCGAGCGGGAACATATCATTCAGGTGGGCTCGGTGGTCATGGCCCTTGGTTTTCAGACCTTTGATCCGTCAAAATCTAAGATCTGGGGCTACGGCGTGTACCCCAATGTGATCACCTCGCTCCAGTTTGAACGCTATCTTTCTCCAGATGGGCCCACCGACGGTCAGCTCTCGCGACCTTCGGATAAAAAACCGGTGAAAAAGGTGGCCTTTCTCCAGTGTATTGGCAGCCGAGATAAGAATCGGTGCAATAACGAGTACTGTTCCACCGTCTGCTGCATGTATGCCATTAAAGAGGCGATGACCATCAAGGAGAGTAATCCCGATCTCGAGGTGACCATCTTTTACATGGACATGCGCACTCCGGGCAAGGAGTTCGATCGCTATCTGGAACGGGCTAAAAATGAGTATGGGGTCCGTTTTATACGTTCCCGCATTCACGGGGTTGAGCCCAAGGGAACCAAGGGCGATTTGCGGCTGCACTACATTAATGGTCAAGGAAAGCAGGTCGAAGAGGTCGTTGATCTGGTCGTGCTCTCCGTTGGTTTGGAGACTCCAGAGTCCATGGTGCGACTGGCCGAACGTATTGGCATTCATATGACTCCGGATCGTTTTGCCTCCATCTCTGCCTTTATGCCGGTGCATACCTCAAAAAAAGGTGTCTATACCTGCGGAGCCTTTAATGGTCCGCGGGATATTCCCCAGTCAGTCACCGGGGGGTCGGCAGCGGCTGCCTCGGTTTCCGCACTGTTAAAATCGGTACGGCATACCCAGACACGCTCTCTTTTACCGCCGGTGGAGCAGGATGTGCGCGGTGAAGAGCCACGAATTGGTGTATTTGTCTGCCATTGCGGTACCAATATTGCCGGAGTGGTGGATGTGGAAGAGCTGGCTGACTATGCCGCCACACTGCCCCTGGTCGTGCATGTGGCCCGTAACCTCTTTACCTGTGCCCAGGATACTCAGGATCGTATTGTTCAAGAGATACGGGATAAGCGGCTCAACCGTATCGTAGTTGCCGCCTGTACACCGCGAACCCATGAGCCGCTGTTCCGTAAGACCCTGAAATCAGCTGGTATCAATGAGTATCTCATTGAGATGGCTAATATTCGCAACCAGAATTCCTGGGTCCATAATCAGGAGCCAGAGGTTGCCACTCTCAAGGCCAAAGATCTGGTGCGGATGGCCGTGGTCAAAGTGCAGACCCAGGTTGCCCGAAAACCGATCCGTATTCCCATTGCCCCCTCGGTGCTGATTATCGGTGGCGGCGTGGCCGGAATGACCGCTGCGCTCAACCTCGCTGAACAGGGGTTTCAGGTCCATCTGGTAGAAAAAACCACCCAGTTAGGGGGGAATGCGCTCCACCTCTTTCAGACCTGGAACGGAGAGCATGTGCCCCGCTACATCCGTGATCTCAAAGAAAAGGTACAACAGCATCATTTAATCGAGGTGGCCTATACCAGTACAGTCCTTTCGGTGGAGGGACATGTGGGCAACTTTGCAAGTACCATTCGTACCGGTTCCAGTCGTAAACGGGTGATCAATCACGGCGCGGTGATCATCACCACCGGCGCAAAACGGTATATCCCCGAGGAATTTGAATACGGTAAGATACCCAAGGTGGTAGCCTCGATCGAGTTTGACAAGTTGCACATGCACAACGAAACTCGGGTGGCCAACGGTAAGTCCTTTGTTTTTATTCAGTGTGTAGGCTCACGCAATGAAGAGCGGCCCTACTGCTCCAAATCCTGTTGCACCCACTCAATCCAGAGCGCGATTAAGCTGAAAAAAGAGGCACCTTCCCGGCAGATTTATATTCTCTACCGTGAGATTCGAACCTATGGTCAGCGGGAGCGGATCTACAATCAGGCGCGCGAGTTGGGGATCGTTTTTATCAACTACGAGATGCATGGCCCGCCCAAGGTGAAAAAGCATGATAAGGGCGTGCTGGTCGAGGTCTGGGATCACGTCCTCCATCGTCCCCTGGAGATTAAGGCGGATGTGGTTATTCTGGCTGCGGCAACCCTGGCCAGCCCGGATGCGATGAACCTGGGCAATCTCTTTAAGATTCCGCTCAATAGTGATGGGTTTTTCCAGGAGGCGCATGTCAAACTGCGTCCGGTGGAATTCAACGTGGATGGGGTTTTTGTTGCCGGTCTTGCCCACTATCCCAAACCCTTGGAAGAATCGATCTCCCAGGCCCTGGCGGCGGCCGCCAAGGCTGGTCGTCTGCTCTCACGGGAAGCGATTAACCTGGAGCCCAATACCGCCCTGGTTGATCCGGTGAACTGCGATGGCTGCGGACTCTGCATAGAAGTCTGTCCCTATCAGGCCATCACCCTGGTCGAATATGAAGATGAAGAGGGGACTCCTTTGAAGACGGTGCATATCGATCCCGTACTCTGTAAGGGCTGTGGCATTTGTCAGGGAACCTGTCCCAAGCGGGGCGTAGATGTGGCTGGCTTTACCTATGCCCAGATAGAGGCGCAGATCGATGCAGCCCTGGAAGAGAGCGAGTTGGAGGAGGAATTATGAACACAACCCCCAAAATAATCGCCTTTTGCTGTAACTGGTGTTCCTACGCTGCGGCTGATCTTGCCGGTATTTCCAGGCTGCAGTACCCCGGGTCGGTGCGGATTATTCGTGTGATGTGCTCGGGGATGGTTCATCCTGAGATGGTGCTGCATGCCCTGGACAAGGGGGCAGAAGGAGTGATGATCATTGGCTGTCATCTGGGTGAGTGCCATTACATCAACGGCAACGAGATGGCCCTGGCCAGGGCCGAGGTGATCACCGATACTCTGGAAGATATGGGCTATGAGAGTGAGCGGTTTCAGATTACCTGGGTTTCCTCGGCTGAACCTGAGCGTCTGGCAGAGGCCTTTCGTGCCTTTTGCGGGCGTCTGGCCATTCTGCGTGGTGAACTGGCTAGCCTCTCCGAGTCCAAGAAGGGGACTCGGTCTTGAGTCTAGCCAGACTCAGCTTTGAGTGGCTTCATGCCTGTTGTGGTTGTGAAGTCTCGTTACTTGATGCGGGAGAAGATTTCCTTGCCCTCGTCAATCAGGTAGAGATTGTCCACTGCCCCTTGCTGCTGGATAATAAATATGAGCAGGAGGAGGGGGGGGGGCTGTGTTTGCCCCAGGCGGATATCGGCATTGTTTCCGGTGGGGTTGCCTCGGAAGAAGAGCTTGCGTTGGTCAAGGCCATGCGGGCCAGCTGTACGAGCCTGGTTGCCCTGGGGACCTGTGCCACCCATGGCGGTATTCCTGCCATGCGCAATCAATGGACCTCCCAGGAAACCTTACAGACCGTCTATGCCTATGGCAGTGATGAGCAAGCCTTGATTCCAGCGGACATCTCCCAGCCCCTGGATCGGGTCTACAGTGTGGATGAAAAGGTCAAGGTAGACTGGCTCTTGCCAGGTTGCCCGCCTGCCTCTGATGCCATCGTTGGATTTTTGACCAAGCTGGTGGCTGGTACACCCGGTAAAACAGCCGCCAAGAGCGTTTGCGAGACCTGCCCGACCCAGAGGGGCGGCAAAGCACAGGGGGGGGCTGGCAGATTTCTTGAGAATGCCGCCGGGGATGCTCAGGCTCCGCCCAGCGAGATGGTTTGTCTGTTGGAGCAGGGGATTCTCTGTATGGGGCCGGTGACCGCTGGTGGTTGTGGTGGCAAAGAGGCACCGCTTTGTCTGCGTGCCCGTGTCCCCTGTCGAGGATGTTATGGGCCGGTGCGGGCGGGCTGTAATCCACTCTTGGATATGCTGGGGGCACTTGCCAGTAACGGTATTGATCACCGGTCCATGATAGATCGAAAATCACTGCTGCGTTTCAGCGGAGCCCACGGCCTGCTCAAACCACTGCGTAAACGCCGTTAAAGGGGAACGTTGTGCAGCTGTACGTTAAAAAAAGCAATCCGCCAAGGTAAACACATGGGCCAAGAGATTTCCATACATCCTGTCACTCGTATCGAGGGACACGCTCGCATAGATCTCCGTCTGGACGAATTCGGTCAGGTGAGTGATGCCCAGGTTGCTATTTCTGCCCTGCGGGGATTTGAACAGTTCGTCATTGGTCGCCCCGCCGAGGAGATTCCGCGTATTGTTACTCGCATCTGTGGGATTTGTCCCTGGATGCACCACCTGGCCGCGGTGAAAGCCATTGATGGCTGTTTTGGTGCGGAGCCGACCCGCAGCGGCCATCAGCTTCGTGAACTCTGCCAGATTCTTGCGCATATACACGATAAGATTTTGCATTTTTTCTTTCTTGCGGCGCCTGATTTTGTCCTTGATCCCCAAGAAGACCTCTCGGTGCGCAACATCATGGGGCTGGTACGTCAGGAACCCGAGCTGGCAGGCCGGGTTGTGCGTATGCGCCAGTTGGCGCAACAGATGCTCGCTCGTTTTGCAGGCAAGGCGATTCATCCAGTGGCCGCGGTTGTTGGTGGCTTCTCCTGCGCCATGCAGGAAGAAGTGCGGCAATCCCTGCTCGCCGATGCCCGCGAGCTGCTTGATTTTGCCAGCTACGCCATGGATTTTGCTAAAAAACAGGCCTTTAACCGGTTCAGTCAAGAGTTTGATGGGCTGGGTGACATCACCACAGGTTTTATGGGGACTGTCGACAGGCAGGGGCGGTTGCGACTTTATGATGGTCAGCTGCGTCTGATGGCAGCTGATGGAGGCTATGTCGATTTTCAGGCCTGCGATTACCAGCAGTACCTGGCCGAGCATGTGGAACCCTGGTCCTCGGCCAAGATGGTCTATGCTAAATCTTGGGGAGAGGGGTTTTCTCTTCATCCTGAACAGCCTACTGGCATTTACCGGGTCAATACGCTGGCGCGACTCAATGTCTGTGATGCCATGGCTACCCCCCGGGCACAGCAGGAGCTGGAGGAGTTTCGCGCTCGTTTTGGGCGACCAGTCCAGGCCACGCTCCTCTATCACTGGGCGCGACTGGTGGAGCTGGTGTATGCCTGCGAACGCAGCGTTGAGCTGCTGGAAGAGCACGAGATCACCGACCCTAATGTGCGAAACGTTGTAGAGCCGGGGGCAGGACGCGGTATTGGCCATGTTGAGGCGCCTCGCGGTACCCTGATCCATGAGTATGCCACCGATGAGCAGGGATGTATCACCCAGGCAAACCTGATTGTGGGAACAACCCATAATATCGCCCCCATGAATCTGAGTGTGCAGCAGGCGGCGGCCTCGTTGATCAGTAATGGTCAGGTCGACGAGGGGATTCTCAATAAAATTGAGATGGCAGTCAGGGCCTATGACCCGTGAATTTCCTGTGCCACGCACCGCCTGGATGGCGGGCTCCCTCTGACGTTGCATATAGTTGACCATCGTGGAAAAACGATCCGTCGTCTACACCACTAATCCGAATGAGATACTCGGGCCAAGGGGCTTTGACCGGATTCAGGTTTGAATGTAATCCTGTGCACGTGGTCTGTAACTTCCTGTTTATCTGATTGCTCGGTTGAGTATTATTTATGAATTTAATCCATTGATTTTTGCCCATGAATGCCAACAATGACATCCATCAACGTAAAGTCGTCCGGGTTGAAGCGCCAAACTGTGCCTGCGGTTTTGTTGGCCATATGACCGCCGATGAGCTGAAGCAGCGTGCGGCCCACGATGACATGGATCTATCCTGCCCTGTCTGCGGCCTGATTCATCTCAGTCGTGAAGAGATAGAAGACCTGGAAAAACAAAAGGTCGTCAACTCAAAACGCTACAGGGAAATAATGCGTCAGGCGATAGCGGATACCTAACCTGAAAAAAATGAAGTGCGTGATGCGTTTTGAGCAAGGATTTTTTTTGAGAGTCCCGTTTTTCTCTTTAAACAGATTGTTGTAACAAGATTGCTGGGTTGGGTTGTTTTGTGCTGATTGTGCCTGTTGTGAACGCTGGAAAAAAGTCTGGTGGAAACGACTCCACACTGCTAGAGTGCCGGGCGCGCAGGCGGAGGGCTTGCTGTAAGTCTGGTAAAACCTCAACGTTCAGGAAAAGTATTGCATGAAGCATCCCCCGTCTTCGGTGCTTTCTGAAACCACAGCTCTGCGGGTTACTGTGCGTGGCATTGTGCAAGGAGTGGGATTTCGCCCCTTTGTTTATCGGCTTGCCCATGCCTTACAACTGATCGGGACGGTTATCAACGACAGTGATGGGGTTGAAATTATCTTGAACGGAGAGCCCCAGGTTGTAGAGGATTTTCTTCATCGCCTGCAGGTCGAGGCCCCCGTTGCTGCCCGTATTACTGAGCTGAAAACGGAAGCGATACAGGCCAAGATGCCAGCCGAGGGGTTTGCGATCCTTCCCAGCCGCTCATCCAGTCGTCCTTCGACCCAGATTGCACCGGATATGTCTATCTGTCCGGATTGCATGAAGGAAATTATGGATCCGCAGGATCGGCATTACCGCTACCCCTTTACCAACTGCACCAACTGCGGCCCCCGGTTTTCCATTGTCAAGCGTGTGCCCTATGATCGGCCCAATACCTCCATGCAGGCTTTCACCATGTGCGAGCAGTGCAGCCGGGAATATCATGATCCCCTGGACCGACGATTTCACGCCCAGCCTAACGCCTGCCCGCAGTGTGGCCCTCAGCTCAGCTGGCACGATAACGAGGGACACCCCCTGCCGGGTGACTGCCTGACCAATTGCGCACAGGCCCTGCAACAGGGGAAGTTAGTCGCTATAAAAGGACTGGGGGGCTTTCATCTCGCCGTTGATGGAACAAGTGAAGAGGCTGTGGCCTTGTTGCGCAGACGCAAGCACCGTCCAGCAAAGCCCTTGGCTATTATGGTGCGAGATCTTCAAACAGCCCGAGCCTTTTGCCGCATCAGTGAGCAGGAGGCCGCGCTGTTGCTTTCACCCGAGCACCCGATAGTGCTGGTAGAGCGACTCAAAACCACGCCGCTTGCCGCATCGGTTGCACCGGGACTGGAAAAAATCGGCCTCATGCTGCCGTACACACCGTTGCATGCCCTGCTGCTCAGTGAGCCCGAGGTGCCGCAGGTGCTGGTCATGACCAGCGGCAACAGGGGCGGTGAGCCGATCTGCACGGACAATGACGAGGCGCTACAGCGTTTGGCAGGCCTGGCGGATTTTTTTCTGTTCCATAACCGCGAAATTGTCACCCGGGTCGATGATTCGGTGGCACGGATTATGGACGGGAAAGTGCGTTTGCTTCGCCGTGGCCGCGGATATTCACCGGTTCCGATTTTGCTTAATGAACCCACAGGTGATATCCTTGCCTGTGGCGGAGAGATGAAAAACGTCTTTTGTATTGTGCGTAACCAGGAAGCCTACCTCTCGCAGCACATTGGTGAACTGGTCAATACACAGACCTTTGATTTTTTCAGAGAGAGCGTTGAGCACCTGCAGGATGTGCTTGAGTTGGTCCCACATCAGGTGAGCGTTGATCTGCATCCGGATTATCTCTCCAGTCGTTATGGACGAGGCCGCAGTGAGGCGCTGTGCAACGTTCAGCACCACCACGCCCACCTGGCCGCAGTGCTTGCCGAGCAGCAGCTCAGTGGTCCGGTTCTTGGTCTGGTGCTCGATGGTACCGGCTACGGTCCGGATGGGACCATTTTTGGGGGAGAGATCTACCAGGCAAACCGGAAAGAGTATACCCGCCTTGGGCATTTGGCCACCCTGTCATTGCCCGGAGGCGATCGGGCGGCGCGGGAGCCCTGGCGAATGGCCATGTCGCTGCTGTATACCTGCCTGGGAGAGGAGGGGCTTGTGGATCTGCGACTCCCTCCTGCCTTGAAGGGCATTGATCCTGGGAAGAAAAATCTCCTTGCCCAGATGCTGAGTAAACAGCTCAACTGCCCAGCCAGCTCAAGCTGTGGCCGTTTATTTGACGGGGTTTCGGCCTTGCTCGGGCTCTGCCAGGACAGTCAATACGAAGGGCAGGCGGCCATGCTTCTGGAGCAGCAGGCCCTTGGAGCTGATGATCGTGCGACTCTTAATCGCTATCTTCCGCAGATAGACAGGGAAAATGATCAGCTTGTGCTTGCCGTGGATGGTTTGGTAGCCGGATTGCTTTCCGATATACGAGATGATGTTTCGCTTTCGGTAATGGCCCGCGCCTTCCACCATTGGCTGGCTGCTGGGCTTATAGAGGTGCTTGCGGAATTGCGGCAGAAAACCGGCCTGAATCAGGTTGTCCTTGCCGGTGGCTGCATGCAGAATATGTTGTTGTTTGAGCGGCTCAGCAGTGGCCTGCGAGACCAGGGATTTGTGGTCTATGCAGGTGAGCTGGTGCCGATGAATGATGGTGGCCTTGCCCTTGGGCAGGCCTATATAGGAGGTGTTCCATGTGTTTAGCCATTCCCATGCAGGTCGTTGAGCTGCGCGGCGGCAGTGATGAGTTGCTTGACCCCCAAGTGGCCATGGTTGAAAGCGACGGAGTGCGCAAAGAAATCCGTCTGGAAATGGTGGATCGGGTTCCCGAAGTGGGGGACTACGTGATCATTCACGCCGGGTTTGCCATTCGTTCGCTCTCTGAAGAAGAGGCTGAGATCAATCTTAAGCTGATGCGCCAGATGGCCGAGGCTCTGGAAAAAGAGGGACGCCTGCCTGGAGCACCGGAATGAAATGTGCCGATGAGTTCAGATCCAGGGAAATTACCGCGCCCCTGGTCGAGGAGATCAGGCGCACGCTGACAAAGCCCCTGCGGATTATGGAAGTCTGTGGAACCCACACCATGTCGATTTTTCGCCATGGCATCCGTTCGTTGCTTCCTGAGGGAATCATTCTGCTTTCAGGTCCAGGTTGCCCGGTCTGTGTCACTCCGGCCGATCATATCGATGCCTTTCTTGCTGCGGCCAAAAAGCCCGAAGTCACCATTGCCACCTTTGGTGATCTGATCAGGGTACCTGGCAGTGAGGGCTCGCTTGCCACCGCACGAGCAGAGGGGGCGAAGGTAGAAATCGTCTATTCGCCCATGGATGCTCTGGTCCTTGCTCAAAAAGAACCGGAGCGAACGGTGCTTTTTCCTGCCATTGGATTTGAGACTACTGTGCCCACCATTGCCGCAACCATTCTTCAAGCAGAGCGCTTGGGCATTGAAAATTTCGTGATCATCGCTGCCTGTAAAACCATGCCACAGGCTCTGGACACCCTGCTTTCCGATGAGGAACTCAGAATCGACGGCTTGCTTTGTCCCGGCCATGTGAGTGCTATTATCGGCAGTGACGCCTACAAGCCCTTTGCCGAGCGCCATAACCTGGCCTGTGCCGTGGCTGGATTTGAGCCCGCTGACATTCTTGCTGGCTTACTGAGTTTGATTCGTCAGCTGGCAGAGGGCAATCCCCGTGTGGAAAATTGCTATACCCGTGCGGTGACCGCCGAGGGGAATCGCAATGCCCAAAAGCTCATTGATCAGATCTTTGAGCCTGCCGACAGTCCCTGGCGGGGGCTGGGCACGATCCCCGGGAGTGGGCTGGTGTTGCGGCCCCAATATCAGCGTTATGACGCGGTGGCACGCTTAGGCCTCAGTGTGCAGCCCGCTCCTGAACCCAAGGGGTGCCGCTGTGGTGATATCCTCAAGGGAAGCCTGCTGCCTCCGGACTGCCCTCTGTATGGAAAGGCCTGTACCCCCCTGAAACCTGTTGGCCCCTGTATGGTTTCAAATGAAGGCACCTGTGCGGCATATTACCGATACAGCGGCCAGAAGTAAGTAATGCGAACAAGCGGTTAGTACTCTTTTTACAGTAAGGATCCCATGAAAGCAGACTCGATTATCAGTCTTGACCACGGCAGTGGCGGACTTGCCAGCCAGAACCTGATCAGTGGTCTCTTCCTCAGGTATCTGCGTTCTCCGCAGCTGCATGACCTGGAAGACTGCGCAATACTTGGCGAGTATTCCGGACGTATTGCCTTTTCCACAGATAGTTATGTAGTTGACCCGCTCTTTTTTCCAGGGGGGGATATTGGAAAACTGGCAGTGCACGGCACCATTAATGACCTGGCAATGCGTGGTGCCCGCCCCATTGCATTGAGTCTGGCTTTAATTATTGAAGAGGGATTTGCCTACGCAGATCTCGAACGGGTGGTCGCCTCCATCGCCACCTGTTCAGAAGAGTCTGGCGTGGCTGTTGTGACCGGGGATACCAAGGTGGTCCCTCGGGGGAAGGTAGATAAAATTTTTGTCAATACCTCGGGTATCGGCATTGCCTCCCATCGTCACAACATCTCGGGAACCAAGGCCGAACCCGGAGATGCGGTTATCATTTCCGGTACCCTGGCGGATCATGGTATCACCATCATGAGTGCCCAGGCAGGCATTGCCATTGACGGTGATATCAGAAGCGATACCCAAGCCCTGCATCGTCTTGTTGCCACTCTGCTTGAAGGCAATACCGGTGTGGTCCATGTTCTGCGTGATCCTACCCGTGGAGGCCTGGCAACCACCCTCTGTGAAATTGCCCGCTCATCGGGTGTGGATATCACCCTGGAAGAAGAACGTTTACCGATCCGTGGTTCTGTCAACACCGCCTGTGAAATGATTGGGCTTGATCCGCTTTACCTGGCCAATGAAGGCAAAATGATAGTCATCTGTGACCGTGACGGTGCCGAGGACGTGCTCCAGCTGATGCGACGTACGCCCGAAGGCCGCGATGCCGCCCTTATTGGCTGGGTGGGAGAGCGAGGTGAGGGGCGGGTCAGCCTGACCACACGTATCGGTGGTTCTCGTTTGCTGGAGCCGTTGACCGGGCAGCCTCTGCCCCGCATCT
Coding sequences within it:
- a CDS encoding 4Fe-4S dicluster domain-containing protein, whose amino-acid sequence is MYEAKVNDLASEFGVHRNTIRNWINSGVLPAQEGPGRRYLIQYEDYKRLCDKYGREPRISPDPGVAGEVVQPVNENVPRAVLLESKKNPFYSAPNLADICLTCGSCAGACPISGVDDLDPRKIIRMAFFGMEEELVESDWPWKCTMCGKCEVVCPMNVEIVQLIRRIRGQRDRDKVPVAIQKGVITCLEKGNNLGIPKDDFLTLIKDLGQELADDCCPGFATPIDVRGARLLVTVNSKQPFAEPESLTWWWKIFYAAGESWTISSEYWEGVNWALHSGDYSAMRTIVKRIIDNIERLNCKALLLPECGHAYYATRYALERWFPESLQQFKIYTVFDLLLEYVNQRRIILDPARNTKLATFHDSCNYGRKSLKTFGQGYFDEARTLTRACCANYVDLIPDREENYCCGAGGGAWASPYGAERVFHGRMKARQISTSGAKVVVTACQNCRDQLQVSLKREFNLNIDVCFLWELVAKSLVMPRRIVGEVEHG
- a CDS encoding FAD-dependent oxidoreductase, which gives rise to MADQSMNGSVLVVGGGISGMQAALDLADSGFFVYLVEKSGAIGGSMPQFNKVFPTNDCSMCIIAPKLVECGRHPNIRIMTLSTVQDVTGTAGNFTVRVIEYPRYVDTDKCIACGQCTSVCPKSVDDSFNSNIAKRKAIYIKYPQAVPLKYQIDPKSCLHLKNPTKCGACAEICPPGAIDFNDREREHIIQVGSVVMALGFQTFDPSKSKIWGYGVYPNVITSLQFERYLSPDGPTDGQLSRPSDKKPVKKVAFLQCIGSRDKNRCNNEYCSTVCCMYAIKEAMTIKESNPDLEVTIFYMDMRTPGKEFDRYLERAKNEYGVRFIRSRIHGVEPKGTKGDLRLHYINGQGKQVEEVVDLVVLSVGLETPESMVRLAERIGIHMTPDRFASISAFMPVHTSKKGVYTCGAFNGPRDIPQSVTGGSAAAASVSALLKSVRHTQTRSLLPPVEQDVRGEEPRIGVFVCHCGTNIAGVVDVEELADYAATLPLVVHVARNLFTCAQDTQDRIVQEIRDKRLNRIVVAACTPRTHEPLFRKTLKSAGINEYLIEMANIRNQNSWVHNQEPEVATLKAKDLVRMAVVKVQTQVARKPIRIPIAPSVLIIGGGVAGMTAALNLAEQGFQVHLVEKTTQLGGNALHLFQTWNGEHVPRYIRDLKEKVQQHHLIEVAYTSTVLSVEGHVGNFASTIRTGSSRKRVINHGAVIITTGAKRYIPEEFEYGKIPKVVASIEFDKLHMHNETRVANGKSFVFIQCVGSRNEERPYCSKSCCTHSIQSAIKLKKEAPSRQIYILYREIRTYGQRERIYNQARELGIVFINYEMHGPPKVKKHDKGVLVEVWDHVLHRPLEIKADVVILAAATLASPDAMNLGNLFKIPLNSDGFFQEAHVKLRPVEFNVDGVFVAGLAHYPKPLEESISQALAAAAKAGRLLSREAINLEPNTALVDPVNCDGCGLCIEVCPYQAITLVEYEDEEGTPLKTVHIDPVLCKGCGICQGTCPKRGVDVAGFTYAQIEAQIDAALEESELEEEL
- a CDS encoding hydrogenase iron-sulfur subunit; the protein is MNTTPKIIAFCCNWCSYAAADLAGISRLQYPGSVRIIRVMCSGMVHPEMVLHALDKGAEGVMIIGCHLGECHYINGNEMALARAEVITDTLEDMGYESERFQITWVSSAEPERLAEAFRAFCGRLAILRGELASLSESKKGTRS
- a CDS encoding methyl viologen-reducing hydrogenase → MSLARLSFEWLHACCGCEVSLLDAGEDFLALVNQVEIVHCPLLLDNKYEQEEGGGLCLPQADIGIVSGGVASEEELALVKAMRASCTSLVALGTCATHGGIPAMRNQWTSQETLQTVYAYGSDEQALIPADISQPLDRVYSVDEKVKVDWLLPGCPPASDAIVGFLTKLVAGTPGKTAAKSVCETCPTQRGGKAQGGAGRFLENAAGDAQAPPSEMVCLLEQGILCMGPVTAGGCGGKEAPLCLRARVPCRGCYGPVRAGCNPLLDMLGALASNGIDHRSMIDRKSLLRFSGAHGLLKPLRKRR
- a CDS encoding Ni/Fe hydrogenase subunit alpha encodes the protein MGQEISIHPVTRIEGHARIDLRLDEFGQVSDAQVAISALRGFEQFVIGRPAEEIPRIVTRICGICPWMHHLAAVKAIDGCFGAEPTRSGHQLRELCQILAHIHDKILHFFFLAAPDFVLDPQEDLSVRNIMGLVRQEPELAGRVVRMRQLAQQMLARFAGKAIHPVAAVVGGFSCAMQEEVRQSLLADARELLDFASYAMDFAKKQAFNRFSQEFDGLGDITTGFMGTVDRQGRLRLYDGQLRLMAADGGYVDFQACDYQQYLAEHVEPWSSAKMVYAKSWGEGFSLHPEQPTGIYRVNTLARLNVCDAMATPRAQQELEEFRARFGRPVQATLLYHWARLVELVYACERSVELLEEHEITDPNVRNVVEPGAGRGIGHVEAPRGTLIHEYATDEQGCITQANLIVGTTHNIAPMNLSVQQAAASLISNGQVDEGILNKIEMAVRAYDP
- the hypF gene encoding carbamoyltransferase HypF, with product MKHPPSSVLSETTALRVTVRGIVQGVGFRPFVYRLAHALQLIGTVINDSDGVEIILNGEPQVVEDFLHRLQVEAPVAARITELKTEAIQAKMPAEGFAILPSRSSSRPSTQIAPDMSICPDCMKEIMDPQDRHYRYPFTNCTNCGPRFSIVKRVPYDRPNTSMQAFTMCEQCSREYHDPLDRRFHAQPNACPQCGPQLSWHDNEGHPLPGDCLTNCAQALQQGKLVAIKGLGGFHLAVDGTSEEAVALLRRRKHRPAKPLAIMVRDLQTARAFCRISEQEAALLLSPEHPIVLVERLKTTPLAASVAPGLEKIGLMLPYTPLHALLLSEPEVPQVLVMTSGNRGGEPICTDNDEALQRLAGLADFFLFHNREIVTRVDDSVARIMDGKVRLLRRGRGYSPVPILLNEPTGDILACGGEMKNVFCIVRNQEAYLSQHIGELVNTQTFDFFRESVEHLQDVLELVPHQVSVDLHPDYLSSRYGRGRSEALCNVQHHHAHLAAVLAEQQLSGPVLGLVLDGTGYGPDGTIFGGEIYQANRKEYTRLGHLATLSLPGGDRAAREPWRMAMSLLYTCLGEEGLVDLRLPPALKGIDPGKKNLLAQMLSKQLNCPASSSCGRLFDGVSALLGLCQDSQYEGQAAMLLEQQALGADDRATLNRYLPQIDRENDQLVLAVDGLVAGLLSDIRDDVSLSVMARAFHHWLAAGLIEVLAELRQKTGLNQVVLAGGCMQNMLLFERLSSGLRDQGFVVYAGELVPMNDGGLALGQAYIGGVPCV
- a CDS encoding HypC/HybG/HupF family hydrogenase formation chaperone, translated to MCLAIPMQVVELRGGSDELLDPQVAMVESDGVRKEIRLEMVDRVPEVGDYVIIHAGFAIRSLSEEEAEINLKLMRQMAEALEKEGRLPGAPE